Proteins from one Setaria italica strain Yugu1 chromosome V, Setaria_italica_v2.0, whole genome shotgun sequence genomic window:
- the LOC101772165 gene encoding fatty alcohol:caffeoyl-CoA acyltransferase: MERESAPATAELEIPGECQYSGEPAVVRPCQPTPRHTLYLSNLDDQRFLRFSIKYLYVFAAPAAVPTDALRAALARVLVDYYPLAGRLRPSDDDEGKLVVDCNAEGALFAEGCLPGLTAAEFLRRRARPHKSWRKLLYRVEAQSFVAVPPLVVQVTRLGCGGMVLCTAINHCLCDGIGTAQFLHAWAHAARAGHGALDAVDIGDGSAMLAPPFHDRRALRPRCPPRVAFTHPEYNSCGGIGAVANGNGNGNGSEAPSLLARLLGQSLAPVTLTFTAAHLLRLKRQCAPPLKCTSFEALAAHVWRAWVRALDPPGALRVKLLFSVNVRRRVKPELPRGYYGNGFVLGCAESTAAQLVSPSPSAAARYGVRLVQEAKECVDDDYVRSMVDLLEERRGARPDLAASLVISAWTRLGLEDLDFGAGAAAHMGPLTSEIYCVFVPVIGDPHGATVLVSVPQAAADRFQHYCLGFLKDADVDAKLMS, encoded by the exons ATGGAGAGGGagtcggcgccggcgacggcggagctcgAGATCCCGGGGGAGTGCCAGTACtccggcgagccggcggtggTGCGGCCGTGCCAGCCCACGCCGCGGCACACGCTGTACCTGTCCAACCTCGACGACCAGCGGTTCCTCCGCTTCTCCATCAAGTACCTCTACGTgttcgccgcccccgccgccgtgcccacCGACGCCCTGCGCGCGGCGCTCGCCAGGGTGCTCGTCGACTACtacccgctcgccggccgcctacggcccagcgacgacgacgaggggaAGCTCGTCGTGGACTGCAATGCCGAGGGGGCGCTCTTCGCCGAGGGGTGCCTGCCGGGGCTCACCGCCGCCGagttcctccgccgccgcgccaggcCGCACAAGTCATGGAGGAAGCTTCTCTACAGGGTGGAGGCGCAGAGCTTCGTCGCCGTGCCACCTCTCGTCGTCCAA GTCACCCGGCTGGGCTGCGGCGGCATGGTCCTCTGCACAGCCATCAACCACTGCCTCTGCGACGGCATCGGCACGGCGCAGTTCCTCCACGCCTGGGcccacgccgcgcgcgccggccacGGCGCTCTGGACGCCGTCGACATCGGCGACGGCTCCGCCATGCTGGCGCCGCCGTTCCATGACCGCCGCGCCCTGCGCCCGCGCTGCCCGCCGCGCGTCGCCTTCACCCACCCGGAGTACAACAGCTGCGGCGGCATCGGCGCCGTCGCcaacggcaacggcaacggGAACGGGAGCGAGGCGCCGAGCCTCCTGGCGCGCCTGCTGGGTCAGTCGCTGGCGCCCGTGACGCTCACCTTCACGGCGGCGCACCTCCTCCGGCTGAAGCGCCAGTGCGCGCCACCGCTCAAGTGCACGTCCTTCGAGGCCCTGGCGGCGCACGTGTGGCGCGCGTGGGTGCGCGCCCTGGACCCGCCCGGCGCGCTCCGCGTGAAGCTCCTCTTCTCCGTCAACGTCCGCCGCCGGGTGAAGCCCGAACTGCCCCGGGGTTACTACGGCAACGGGTTCGTGCTCGGGTGCGCCGAGTCCACGGCGGCGCAGCTggtctctccctccccctccgccgccgcccgctacGGCGTGCGGCTGGTGCAGGAGGCCAAGGAGTGCGTGGACGACGACTACGTGCGGTCCATGGTGGACCTCCTcgaggagcggcgcggcgcccgGCCGGACCTGGCGGCGAGCCTGGTGATCTCGGCGTGGACGCGGCTGGGGCTCGAGGACCTGGACTtcggcgcgggggcggcggcgcacatgGGCCCGCTCACCAGCGAGATCTACTGCGTGTTCGTCCCCGTGATCGGCGACCCGCACGGCGCCACCGTGCTCGTCTCCGTCCcgcaggccgccgccgaccggTTCCAGCACTACTGCCTCGGGTTTCTCAAGGACGCCGACGTGGACGCGAAGCTGATGAGCTGA